The Saccharopolyspora gloriosae genome window below encodes:
- the thiD gene encoding bifunctional hydroxymethylpyrimidine kinase/phosphomethylpyrimidine kinase: MTVRAARPEFARPVPNVLTIAGTDPSGGAGIQADLKAFSANGAYGMSVVTALVAQTTTGVAEVREVPPEFVTSQLTTLLDDVRVDAVKIGMLAGTGVIRAVVAVLDRYAPPHVVLDPVMVAKSGHRLLADEAVAVLRDELLPRVDLITPNLPEAADLLGEREITDSGGMAGQAERLTGLGAKQVLLKGGHLREAASLDLFRGDGEAEFLRRERIETTNDHGTGCTLSAAIAALRPQRPDWSSAVRDGKEYLTEALRAADRLDVGRGHGPVHHFHRWW; encoded by the coding sequence GTGACCGTTCGTGCTGCCCGGCCGGAATTCGCCCGGCCCGTTCCCAACGTGCTGACGATCGCCGGAACCGACCCCAGCGGCGGTGCCGGGATTCAAGCCGACCTGAAAGCCTTCTCCGCCAACGGCGCCTACGGCATGTCGGTGGTGACGGCGCTGGTCGCGCAGACCACCACCGGCGTCGCCGAGGTGCGGGAAGTACCGCCGGAGTTCGTCACCTCCCAGCTCACCACGCTGCTCGACGACGTGCGGGTGGACGCGGTGAAGATCGGGATGCTGGCGGGAACCGGGGTGATCCGCGCGGTCGTGGCCGTGCTCGACCGCTACGCGCCGCCGCACGTGGTGCTGGATCCGGTGATGGTCGCCAAGAGCGGGCACCGGCTGCTCGCCGACGAGGCGGTCGCGGTGCTGCGCGACGAGCTGCTGCCGCGAGTGGACCTGATCACGCCGAACCTGCCGGAGGCAGCGGATCTGCTGGGGGAGCGGGAGATCACCGACTCCGGCGGGATGGCCGGGCAGGCCGAGCGGCTGACCGGCTTGGGCGCCAAGCAGGTGCTGCTCAAGGGCGGGCATCTGCGCGAGGCGGCGAGCCTCGACCTCTTCCGCGGCGACGGCGAAGCCGAGTTCCTGCGCCGCGAGCGGATCGAGACCACGAACGACCACGGCACCGGGTGCACGTTGTCGGCGGCCATCGCGGCACTGCGCCCGCAGCGGCCGGACTGGTCCTCGGCGGTCCGCGACGGCAAGGAGTACCTGACCGAGGCGTTGCGCGCCGCGGACCGGCTGGACGTGGGCCGGGGGCACGGCCCCGTGCACCACTTCCACCGCTGGTGGTGA
- the tenA gene encoding thiaminase II has product MSRLPAPPPGGFCAGAWEHTAALQQAIVEHPFNAALTDGALDRERFAFYIVQDARYLVGFAQALTAASTRAEDPADAAFLAGAAQGALVEERRLHAGYVEEFGLTEADLAGVVTSPSCTAYTSFLRGSALVEPYPVLLAAILPCFWVYQHVGSEILAAVGDVSGHPYRRWIETYADDEFAAAVLNARELVDRVAAAADAPMRQRMLAAFARASEYEWMFWDGAWNREQWPTARWLPA; this is encoded by the coding sequence ATGAGCAGGCTTCCCGCCCCACCGCCCGGCGGTTTCTGCGCGGGCGCGTGGGAGCACACCGCCGCGTTGCAGCAGGCCATCGTCGAGCACCCGTTCAACGCGGCACTCACCGACGGCGCGCTGGACCGGGAGCGGTTCGCGTTCTACATCGTGCAGGACGCGCGGTACCTGGTCGGTTTCGCGCAGGCGCTGACCGCGGCGTCCACGCGGGCGGAGGACCCCGCCGACGCGGCGTTCCTGGCCGGTGCGGCGCAAGGCGCGCTGGTGGAGGAACGCCGGTTGCACGCCGGGTACGTGGAGGAGTTCGGGCTCACCGAGGCCGACCTCGCCGGGGTGGTGACCTCGCCGTCGTGCACGGCCTACACCTCGTTCTTGCGCGGCAGCGCGCTGGTGGAGCCGTATCCGGTGCTGCTGGCGGCGATCCTGCCGTGCTTCTGGGTGTACCAGCACGTGGGCAGCGAGATCCTGGCCGCCGTCGGGGACGTGTCGGGCCACCCGTACCGGCGGTGGATCGAGACGTACGCCGACGACGAGTTCGCGGCGGCGGTGCTCAACGCCCGCGAGCTCGTGGACCGGGTCGCGGCGGCGGCCGATGCGCCGATGCGGCAGCGGATGCTGGCCGCGTTCGCGCGCGCCAGCGAGTACGAGTGGATGTTCTGGGACGGCGCGTGGAATCGCGAGCAGTGGCCGACGGCGCGCTGGCTCCCGGCCTGA
- a CDS encoding biotin attachment protein, producing MTDLHFPWPRQDPHEPGVLARWLAADGAPVRSGTAVAEVVTDGVRRTVRASASGTLWRQGAAGEHFAAGAVIGLIE from the coding sequence GTGACGGACCTGCACTTCCCCTGGCCGCGGCAGGATCCGCACGAGCCGGGGGTCCTCGCCCGCTGGCTGGCGGCCGACGGCGCCCCGGTGCGCAGCGGCACCGCCGTCGCGGAGGTGGTGACCGACGGCGTCCGGCGCACCGTGCGCGCCTCCGCCTCGGGCACGTTGTGGCGGCAGGGCGCGGCGGGCGAGCACTTCGCCGCGGGAGCGGTCATCGGGCTCATCGAATGA